One genomic region from Anaerolineae bacterium encodes:
- the ndhC gene encoding NAD(P)H-quinone oxidoreductase subunit 3 encodes MMLEYLPIAVMIAVATVIAVLVVALGHLFGPKRPTPVKNMPYESGMNPFGPGQRRQPVRFYLIAMLFILFDVEVIFFLPWAVVFKQLKLFGLMEMLVFIGLLLVGYVYAWKKGALEWD; translated from the coding sequence ATGATGCTCGAATATCTTCCCATTGCCGTCATGATCGCTGTCGCCACCGTGATCGCGGTGCTGGTGGTGGCGTTGGGGCATCTGTTCGGGCCCAAGCGACCCACGCCCGTGAAGAACATGCCTTACGAGTCGGGGATGAACCCCTTTGGCCCGGGGCAGCGGCGTCAGCCGGTGCGCTTTTACCTGATCGCCATGTTGTTCATCCTTTTTGATGTGGAAGTCATCTTCTTCCTCCCCTGGGCCGTGGTGTTTAAGCAGTTGAAGCTGTTCGGGCTGATGGAGATGCTGGTCTTCATCGGCCTTTTGTTGGTGGGGTACGTCTACGCCTGGAAGAAGGGAGCGCTGGAATGGGATTAG
- a CDS encoding NADH-quinone oxidoreductase subunit B, giving the protein MGLERHLGDLGVVTTTLEKAVNWSRTRSMWPMLFGLACCAIEMMAAQAAHFDMSRFGMELMRASPRQSDLMIVAGRVSRKMAPVLRRLYDQMPEPKWVIAMGDCASCGGVFNNYAVVQGVDEIVPVDVYVAGCPPRPEALIHGVLTLYDKVQKMRLKDWA; this is encoded by the coding sequence ATGGGATTAGAGCGACATTTGGGTGACCTGGGCGTGGTGACCACCACCCTGGAGAAGGCTGTCAACTGGAGCCGCACGCGGTCCATGTGGCCCATGCTGTTTGGTCTGGCTTGTTGTGCCATCGAGATGATGGCCGCCCAGGCCGCGCACTTTGATATGAGTCGCTTCGGGATGGAACTCATGCGCGCCAGCCCCCGGCAGTCGGATTTGATGATCGTGGCGGGTCGGGTGAGTCGGAAAATGGCCCCGGTGCTGCGCCGGCTTTACGACCAGATGCCCGAGCCCAAATGGGTGATCGCTATGGGAGACTGCGCTTCGTGCGGCGGGGTGTTCAACAACTACGCCGTGGTGCAGGGCGTGGATGAGATCGTGCCGGTGGATGTGTATGTGGCTGGTTGCCCGCCGCGCCCCGAGGCGCTGATTCACGGCGTGCTCACCCTGTACGACAAGGTGCAGAAGATGCGCCTGAAGGACTGGGCGTAG
- a CDS encoding NADH-quinone oxidoreductase subunit C produces the protein MSDTLQAAVEALQRRFGAEEHTFRGETTLFVPAEYIVEACRLLRDEFAFDFLADLAAVDYWPQEAPRFHVVYQLYSYAHNLSLRLRVPLDGSAPSLPTVETVYPNANWYEREVWDMFGIRFEGHSDLRRILMPHDWEGHPLRKDYPLGYEEPQFTFNFDEIAKFKPRPDA, from the coding sequence ATGAGCGATACCCTTCAGGCTGCCGTTGAGGCTTTGCAAAGGCGTTTCGGTGCCGAGGAGCATACCTTCCGGGGTGAGACCACCCTGTTCGTCCCGGCGGAGTACATTGTTGAGGCGTGCCGCCTTTTGCGCGATGAGTTCGCTTTCGACTTCCTGGCCGACCTGGCGGCAGTGGACTACTGGCCTCAGGAGGCCCCCCGATTTCATGTGGTCTATCAACTGTACTCTTATGCCCATAACCTTTCCCTGCGCTTGCGGGTGCCGCTGGACGGGAGCGCCCCCTCGCTACCCACTGTGGAGACCGTGTATCCCAACGCCAACTGGTACGAGCGGGAGGTTTGGGATATGTTCGGGATTCGTTTCGAGGGGCACTCGGATTTGCGGCGCATTCTGATGCCCCACGATTGGGAAGGTCATCCCCTACGCAAAGACTACCCGCTGGGTTACGAAGAGCCCCAGTTTACCTTCAACTTTGACGAAATCGCCAAATTCAAGCCGCGCCCCGATGCGTAG